The genomic segment TTGCCCTGGGCGGCGCGGGCGGTGAACCGACGCGCCCCCGTGGCGGCGTCCACGGTGAAGCACGCCAACGCCCACAACCAGCCCAGCATCGGACGGCCCTTCACCTGCACCGCCGTCACCAGCACCACCACCGCCCACACCAAGGCAAACAGCAGCATCGACAGCCACGCTTGGCGCTGGATGGCCCAGAAGATCGGCAGCGTCGACACCGATACCGCCGCCAACTGCCAGGCTCGCAACCCGAAGAACCACCCAATCCGGTCCCGCGTGTAGTCGCTGTAGATCGTCACGACCTGCCTCCTTCATCCGTCGCGCCCGGCTTAGGGTCTTGTTGGCTCGGTGTCGGAGCGGTGCCGGGGCGTGGTGGGGCGGGGCGCCGCTCTGACCCCGGGTGGTGTGCCGGTGGTCGCATGGGCTGCTGGGGTGGCAGCGGCTGGACGACCGGCTCATCAGGCGTCAGTGACGGGCTGGACGGGGTCGGCAGGGTGCCGCCGTTGCCGTTGGCGGCATCGGAGTCCGCCTCCGCCAAACCCTGCGGCGCACCACCACTGCCCTGTCCGGGGGTGCGGGTGAAGTCCGGCTGGTAGGTGTTGTGACCCACCCCGAGCTGGTTGGTGGCATCGCTGAACAACGCCGAACCCGCCCCACCCAGGTGCGCCATCGTCCGCAGACCCGTCGCCGCGGCCGCACCAATCGCCGCCGCCACACCCAACACCCCCGCCGCACCACTCGAGGCTGCAGAACCACCCGCAGCAGCGGTGCCGCCGCCGACGGCAGTCGCCGACGGCCCGCCGGCCGGTGCAGGGCTGGTTGAGGGTGTGGCGTTCTGGAACCGAGCCGCCGTCGCGGCCTGGGAGGCCTGCTCGCCGGCGGAGCGTCCGTGCTCATCGGTCTCGGAGGCACTCGTCCCGGACGCCTTGCCGCCCAGACCAGAACCGAGACCGCCGAGCAGGCCGGAGATGCCGCCCACCCCGGCCAGGCCTGCGCGCACCGCGGCACCGGAGTTGGTGCCCGGGTCGACGAAGGCCAACAACTTGAACAACGCCACCGGCGCCACCGCCGAGACCAGGATCATGAACACCCCCGGCACCGCCGTCCCGATCGCCGACTCCGGCCCCGTCGCCAACCCCAGTGCGACGCCGTTGGACATCTGCACCCCCAGGCCCATCGTCAAGGTCATCAACACCGGCGCCAGCGCGGCGGCGTGGAACCAGCGCAGCGACTTCCAGAACCACGGCCTGCCCACCTCGGACAACAAGCCCGCCGCCGAGATCGGCGCGGTCGCGGCCAGCACCAACAACCCACCGGCCCGGGCCAGCAGGATCACGAAGTGCGCGATCGCCGCGATCCACAAGAACAACCCCATCAGCCCCAGCACGGTCGCCAGCACGGCGTCACTGACGTCCTGACCCGACAACGGCTTGAGCGGCTGCCACGCATCCCACGCATCGATCGACAACAAGCTCTTCATCAACGCCTGGTTCAATCCGCCACAGGCCGAGACCACCAGCGCGCCATAGCTCAACCAAGCCACCCACACCATGCAGAACTGGCCCGTCCCGACCACCAGCCGCCCCAACGACTTGCCGTCGCGTCGGGCCAGCACGACGAACAGCTGCACCAACCCCATCAGCACCGCCAACGCCCCGGCCATCCAGAATGTGGAGCGGTAGGCCAACTGCGCCGGCCCCTGCTCCGTCACGTCCGGGGTGAGCAGCGCGGCCTCGAACTTCAACACCACCCGCAACAGCCACAGCCCGGCCTGCCACAGGCTCAGCATCATCGCCGTCCACCCGTCGACCACCACCTTCGACGCACGATCAGCCAACGCCCCGAACGGATCCCACAGCATCGCCGGCTACTCCCCCGCGACGTGCCAGGTGCGCCACCCGGCCCGCGCCGCCAACTCGGTGCCGGGCCAGGTCGACGGGGCCACGGCCGCCGGACGAGGCGAGGTCACCATCCATCGGCCCTCGCGCCACGCCATCGCCTCGCAGTAGCCGTAGGCCATGCGTGACTCGACCCGCACCAGCGCCCGCACGTCCACCAACACACACGCGACCACCCCGTCCGGCCCATCGGTGCCCTTGACCTGAGCAGCAACCGGATCCACCGTCACCCGCGCCCCAGCCTCCAGGCGTCCCGTCATGCCCGCCGAGCCCAGGAAGGACTGGACGTGCCGCACCAACGGCCACTGGTCGACCGGCACAGCACCCGGGACGACCCATGCCCGATGCACCTCGCCCGCGCGGGCCACGTCCATCTCGGACAGCACCGTCTGCTCGATCGCCGCCAACTGCCCCACCGCACCGGCGGGCGTGCGCGGGAAACCCGTCACCACCCGCGCCGGACCCGTCCGGGTCGAGTTCGGCACCGTCAACGCCGGCGCAGGCTCCACCGCCGGAGCACCACCCAACGCATCCGCCGGCGCCACCTGCAGCATCGGCTCGGCCAACAGCGCATCCCGATCCACCCGCCCATCAATCGGGCGGGTCGCTACGGCCGGGGTGTTGGTCCCGGTGGCGTGGACGACAGCCGTGCGGATCGCGAAACCCAAGCCGACCAGCAGCGCCACCCCGACCACGCACAGCCCGGCCAACAGCGCCCACAACCGGCGGCGGCTCCACGCCTGGGGCTGGTCGCCGGTCACGTCACGGCTCCTGGCTGGCCGCTGGCGCGCCGGGTGCGTCGGCGATGCAGCCGCTGCCGGTGATGCTCGAAATCAGCGACGGCAGCACCAGGTATGCGATCGCGGCCAGGAAGACCACCGCCACGCCCACCACACCGGCCTTGCTGGCGTGCGGCATCGAGAAGATCCGCCCCGCGACGATCGCGCCGATCGAGACCACGACCCCGACCACGAACATCGCCAACACCGCCCACAGCACATAGCCGGTGAGCTGGTCGGCATACTTCTGCGCCCCAGGCGGCGCCAGCGGGCAGATCTCCAAAAGCACCAATCCCACGTCGAGCATCACTTCGTCCCCTTCTCGCATTCGCTCAGCAGGCCGAGCACGGTGTGCGCGGCCGAAACCACAGACTTCGACAACGGCGCCGGAGACAATCCGGTCACCAACAACCGGCCATCGCACGGCATCACCGCCCACCGGTGCTCGTCGACCAGCCGCTGCAGAACCGGCCCCATCGCTGCGCGCACCTGACGCGGCAACCGACCACCCGACACCGCCCGCACGACCGCGACGCAACGATCCGGGCCCAGCTCGTCGACCGCCACCTCGAGGCGGCGGATGCCCGGCACCGTCCCGGCCGCCACCACCACAACCACCTCCGCGGCGGCAACCGTCGCCGCAACCCACCCGGGCCCCGACGCACACGGATGGACGCCGGCATCCAACACCGTGCGCCGCACCACCCGATCCAGCGGCAACGGATCACCCGCCTCGACGGTGGCCGGACGTTCGATCACCACCCCGTCGCGCTGCGAGCGCACCCACGACGACAACTCCCCCAACTCCGCCGACCCGGCACCGGCCAACCCCGAGCCGGCCGGCAGGCTGATCTCGAGCAGCCTCGCGCACGGATCGGCCTGCGCCACCGCCAAGGCCACCGTCGACGCGCCCGCCTGCGCATGCGCACCCACCACCACAACCAGCGCCTCAGCCGGTCGCCACGCCGACACCGAGGGCTCCTCGCCATCCAGCGCCGACACAGCCATGGCCGAAGTGGCTGGCTGCGGCTGGATGGGTTCGGGGTTGGCATAGCGGCCCTGGCTGACGGCATCCCAGGCGCGCCGCAGCTCCGCCACGCTCGGCGCCATCCCGGACATGGAGGCTGATGGTGTGGTCACGTCGACCCAACCCGCCACCAGCTGGTCGGTGCTCACGCCACGTCCAGGAACAGACCCTGCCGGTTCGCGTCCTGCAACCGGCCCAGCACCCGCCCCACCCGACGCCGCGCCGAACTCGGCGAGATCCCCAGCTGCTGCGCCACCACCGCCGACGCCTGCCGCGACATCAAACCGTGCACGCCCACCCGCCGGGTCGGCACCTCATGGCCCACCGACACCACCAGCCGCAACAGCGCCGCATCATCCGGCGTCACCGCCCCAGCCCGCGCCGCCTGCTGCAACACCGCCGACAGCTCCTCGGCCGGCTCCACCCACGGCTCAGCGCTGGCGTCGTCGACCATCAAGCCCTCCAGCACCTGGTCGTCCATCGGCTGCGTGTTCGCCCACGTCCGATCGCCACGGTCCTTCGCCTGGATCCCCAGATCCGCGAACGTCGCCCGACGCACCTGCCACTGGATCGAGGCCGCCACCTTGCGGCGCGACCGCCACTCAAAGGTCCGCGCCCCCATCCACAGATGCTGCGCCGCCCCATCACACAACGCCGACATCGGCAACGACCCCGGACGATGCCGACGAAGCTTCGCCAACGTCCCCGGAATCAACAGCTCGCACAACACCGCCGCCGCCTCCGGACAGTTCTCGCCCTCCACATGAGCCAACCCCGCCAGCGCGATCAGCACATCATCACGGGCCATCACATCGCCCGTCCGCGACGCCCGCCGGAAATCGTCGACCGACCTCAGCAAGCCCAGATCCGGATGACTGATCCCCCAACCCGGGGCCAGCCCATCAGCCGCCTGCAGCAGAAACTCAGTGCCCAGCGCCTCGCGCAACGTGTCCATGTCCATCTCCCTGTCGTGGGTGCCTGTCATGGACACAGATGGACACAACAACGTCCTCACTTTCGTTCCTCCACAGCCCAGCCCGATGGGGGAACGCAGGGGAAACACGACACCATCGGTCGGAGAAACGCCTAGCCGCACCAGCGTTCCCCCGATAGTCCGTGGGTTCAGCACTCCAGCGAGCGATCAGAGCTACCACCGGCCAACGTGGCCCACGACGTGTTTGACTTGAGGCATGGACCTGTTCTCGGCCATCGCCAGCGAGCGACGTTCCCTCGCCGACCTGCTCGAACACCTCACACCTGACCAGCAAGAAGCCCAGAGCCTGTGCAACGAGTGGACCGTCAAACAGGTCGCCGCGCACCTGGTCATGCCGATGGAGGTCGGCATGCTCGGCTTCATGGCAGCGATGCTGCGCCACCGCGGCAACTTCGACGCCGCCAACAACGCACTCGCCCGCAAGCAGGCACGGCGTCCCTTCGCTGAGATCGTCCAGACCTTGCGCGACAAGGCCGACCACCGCTTCACCCCGCCTGGCCAGGGGCCCGAGGCACCCTTGACGGACGTCATCGTCCACGGCCTCGACATCACCACCCCACTCGGCCTCGGCCACCAGGTAGCCGACGAACACCTCGTCGTGGCCCTGGATTATCTGGCCGAACCCTTGCCCAAGTCACGTGTTGCCAGCCGACAACTGGTCGGGGTGCGGCTGCAGGCAGATGACCTGGACTGGAGCCACGGCCATGGACCGCTGGTCACCGGCTCGGCACGGGCGATCCTGTTGGCCCTGGCCGGACGCGATGCCGGATGGGAGCAGCTCGCCGGCGCCGTGCCTCACCGCTCAGCCTGAGGAGAACCATGGCCCACGATGAGAACCTCGCACGCCGGATCCGCGACCTGCTGAACGACCTGCCCAATCTCCGAGAGGTGAAGATGTTCGGCGGATTGGCCTTCATGCTCGACGACCGAATGCTCTGCACCGCCTCGGCCGGAGGCGAAGCACTCCTCGTGCGAGTCGCGCCCGACGAAGATCCCCAACTCCTCAGCAAGCCCGGCGCGAAACGCGGCGAGATGGGCAAGGACCGCATCATGGGCGTCGGGTGGATCGCAGTCGACGCAGAGGCAATCAAAACCGACGAGGACCTCCAGGTCTGGATCCAGGCGGCTTTGCGCCACGCCAAGCAGTAACGATCGGCTGGCTCAAGCCCCCCATATGCTCCGTCTCAGAAGGAAGAACGATCCCATCCTCTACCGATCGCGTCGAGCAGTGCCGTGGACTTCGAGCTCAGTCCGGAGATGGTGCTGGTCTGTCAGCCGAGTTTGTGAGGGTGCGCACCTGCCGCATGACGATGGCCGATCCCAGCCAGCCGGGTATCACCGAGGTGGACGTTCCGGGCATCACCGTCCTGGTGTGGATCGACGCGGCGATGTGCATCCCGAAGGCCGCCGACCAGCCCGCCACCAGGATGCTCGTGAGGGTCCTCGTTGCCAGATCGCTGTCGCGGGACAGGCGCCATGCCATCATCAGGGCCGTCGTCTGGGCGGCCTGGGCGGCGAGACGTTTCGACGCCTTGTGGTCGGCCATCCAGTTGCCATCGATGTGCCGGTCCAACCAAGGGCTGCCCGTGGTGCCAACCCGTCGGAACCAGTCGTCCACCGAGACGAGCACCTCCTCGGCCTGATGGATGGCGATCAGGCCAGCGGTCCATGCCCACGCCTTGTCCCGGTTGTTCATCTCTGTTCCCTTCGAGTCGCGGCCAAGCTGAGGCCATGCGCCGCCAGCAGCCAGCCACCGCACAGGGCGACGGCACGAACTGGCCGTGCGTTGTCTGCCACCCCTGCCCGGCGAAGGCGACGACGTGCCCACCACCACTGCGGCAGGACGACGGTGGGCGAGGTCGCCACTCCCGTGACATAGCCACCCGAGGCCGCCGCTGCCGCGAGGTGCCCCCAGCCATGCACCCCGAAAACCAGCTGAACATCCTGGTAGAGCCACCCCTGGCCGCGAGTCCGCACACCGTCGATGGCTGCCGCCGCGCACAGCAGGCCCATGGTCGCGATGCCAACATCGACATGACGCTGGCTTGGACGGTGCAGCGCGGCAGGTGTGCGCCGCGAAAGTCCGAGCCGCTCGATCGTCTGCGGCGCCGTCGCGGCCATGGTGAGCCATTCCTCGCCGTCATTGGCCAGGAACGAGCCCCACAACGACAACGGGACGAGCCATCGGTCACGACCCTCCAGTGCACCGTTCATGGTCACTCCATTTCGATACCGGCCGTTTCGCTACCCATGGTAGCGCCATTCAGGCTGGCATGACATGGTGGTTCCCGTGACTTCTCGTGGACGCCCGCTCGATGCATCCGTGGAGCAGCGCGTGCTGCCCGCAACCCGGGAACTCCTGGCGGCGTCGAGCCTGTCGGATCTGCGCATCGACGACATCGCCCGACGAAGCGGCGTCGCCAAGACCACCATCTACCGCCGTTGGCCCAGCCTGACCCACCTCGTGGTGGCCGCCATGGCCGACCTCGTCGGCGAGCGTGAGGTCACGATCACCGATGATCCAGAAGAGGACCTGCAGCGAATCGCTCTTGCGGGGCTCCGGTCGCTGCGGACCGCCGGACCGTCCCTTCCGCCCCTGGCCCTTACGGTCCATCGACATGGCGATGCACAGCTGCGTCGTGAGTATCGCGCTCGCCTGATCGACCCACTGCGCGGCGCCCTGATCGACTGCCTTCAACGAGGCCAGGCTCGGGGGGTCTTTCGCGCTGACGCTGATGCTCCATTGGCGGTGGATGCGATGATCGGAGCCGCGATCTACCGCCTTGCGATCCTCCACGAAACGCCAACTGAAGCGGACGCGAAGGACCTCGTTTCCCTGCTTCTCGACGGGGTGCGTCCCCAGCCAAGCAGGGAGCGCGAGCAGTGACCCATCAAGTCTCACTCTGGTGCCTCCAGTCTCATTGTGCGAGGCGCCAAACATGTCCGGCGCAACCCAAGTGAGACTCGGCCAGCCGGCGGATCGCCACAATGCGACTGCCCCGGGACAGCAGAATGAGACAAGCCCTGAGCGCCTTGGGCGTTCACTTGACTAGCTTCGTCCGTGCAACTTCGGGAGCAAGGTCCAAGGCCTGCGAGTGAAGCTGAAAGTGGACGCCGGGTCTCTCTGGACTCATCCGGTCCTTGACGACCTTCGTTTCAGTAGTCAGGAGCCCCACTGCCTCGAGGTCCTTGACGCCGCGATCCCAAGTCGACGGGCTCAGGCCATAGTGACCACGTCAACCAGGTAGTGGGACGTGGAAGACGTCGAGCAGCTCGAACTGGTCGAACAGGACGACAGTGATCCGGCGTGCTCGGGCGGCAGTGTCAGTCATGTCGCGAGAATAGAACCCCCAAGGGCGTTTGGCCTGGAGGGCAACGGCCGTCTGCCGCGCTCCGCGGCATAGGAACGTGTTTGAGCACACGGGGTCTGGCGTGAGGGAACGTCCTCCTGCTGCGCTTGAAGGGCTTGGTGTCCCATCGCAGAAGGAGGACGAACATGTCTCACGCTAGTGGTGTTTCCCGTGGTGACCGCAACCGCAATGCCCGACTCGGGCGGCTCCGGGAGGCCGTCCCGGTCACGAACGCGATCGTCGGGATCGACCTCGCGGACACCAAGCAGATGCTGGTGGTCTGCGACCACGACTCGAAGGTCTTGGCCCGACGAACCTTCCGTTGCAAGGCCTGGGACCTGGGCAAGGCCCTCGACTGGGCCGCCGACCGCGCGACGAGGGCTGGCTACACCGGCGTCACAGTCGCCTGCGAACCGACCGGGCACCGCTGGCGCGTCCTCGGGCAGCTCGCCGCCGACCGCGGCATGAGCTTCGTCTGCGTTCAACCGATGTTGTCGTCATGGGCCCGCAAGACCGAGGACCTGACCATCGACAAGACCGACGACAAGGACGCTGTCCTGATCGCCCGCCTGACCGCCCAGTTGCGCTGCTACCTGCCCGAACCGGTCGACGAGACCTGGGGTCGGCTGCGTCACCTAGGGCAGCGACGGGCCCGGCTGCTCGGCGTCCATACCGAGTCTGTCCAACAGATCAGGGCCCTGCTGGAGTGCGTCTGGCCCGCGGCTCTCGAGACCGCGAAGCACCCGTTCAAATCCCACACCTGGATCGCCGCGCTCCACGTAATCGTCTCCCGCGACGGCGGCGACCTCGCCCTGAGCCGGCGCCGAGGTCTGGCCCGTTTCGAGCACCAGGTCGGTCGCGAGCTGATCCGCCGCGGTTACCAGCGTCCCTGCCGGCGGATCGTGACAAGACTTTTCACCGCCCTCGACGACCCGGCCGGGGTGCTGGAACACCGACGTTCCGCGTTCGAACGGATCAGCTGGATCCTCGACGACTTCGACCACGCCCACACCCAACTCGTCGAGGTCGACCAACGCCTGGTCGCCGTCCTCGACGAGCTCGGGCTGACCGAGCTGGTCACCAGCATCGACGGCCTCTCGGCGGTCGGCGCAGCCGCGATCCTGGCCGAGACCGGTGACCTGACCCGCTTCACCTCCGCCCGCGCCGTCGTGAAACACGCCGGCCTCGCCCCGAGGGAACGCATGTCCGGGGCGTTCACCGGCAGAGCCAGGCTGACCGGCGCCGGCCGGCCCGAACTCCGAGCGGCGGCCTGGCGGGCGGTCTGGGGCTGCCTGCAGAACAACCAGGTCCACGCGGCCCGCTACCGCCACCTCACCACCCGCGAGACGAACCGGCTCAAGCCCACCCAGGCCCAGGCCGTCGTCGCCGCCGGCCTGCTACGGCAGCTCTACGCGATCGTCACCACCCGGCAGGCCTGGAGCCCCGACATCGCCTCCACTGGCAGCAGGCCCGTCGCCACGGTCGTCCACCTGGAGGCCATCGCTGCCTGAACCAACCCCTACAAGCCACCCGCCCGCGTCGCCATCAGCCAGGCGTCCACACCCAAGAGCTGGGTCGGGGCGAGCCCTCAGCGGCATTGGGAACCCCATCGGTATCCCGTCTGTCATCATGGGCAGCCCCGACCCTCGTCGACCAACCCGATCACACGCTGCAGAGCCCAGCTCCATTACCTATGCAGGGACCGACGAAAACCCCGGGACACCCGACCCAGTCTTGACACGAAACGCCTCACGCTGATGACAGTGACATCCTTG from the Luteococcus japonicus genome contains:
- a CDS encoding HXXEE domain-containing protein, giving the protein MNGALEGRDRWLVPLSLWGSFLANDGEEWLTMAATAPQTIERLGLSRRTPAALHRPSQRHVDVGIATMGLLCAAAAIDGVRTRGQGWLYQDVQLVFGVHGWGHLAAAAASGGYVTGVATSPTVVLPQWWWARRRLRRAGVADNARPVRAVALCGGWLLAAHGLSLAATRREQR
- a CDS encoding TfoX/Sxy family protein, producing the protein MAHDENLARRIRDLLNDLPNLREVKMFGGLAFMLDDRMLCTASAGGEALLVRVAPDEDPQLLSKPGAKRGEMGKDRIMGVGWIAVDAEAIKTDEDLQVWIQAALRHAKQ
- a CDS encoding TetR/AcrR family transcriptional regulator yields the protein MEQRVLPATRELLAASSLSDLRIDDIARRSGVAKTTIYRRWPSLTHLVVAAMADLVGEREVTITDDPEEDLQRIALAGLRSLRTAGPSLPPLALTVHRHGDAQLRREYRARLIDPLRGALIDCLQRGQARGVFRADADAPLAVDAMIGAAIYRLAILHETPTEADAKDLVSLLLDGVRPQPSREREQ
- a CDS encoding maleylpyruvate isomerase family mycothiol-dependent enzyme, giving the protein MDLFSAIASERRSLADLLEHLTPDQQEAQSLCNEWTVKQVAAHLVMPMEVGMLGFMAAMLRHRGNFDAANNALARKQARRPFAEIVQTLRDKADHRFTPPGQGPEAPLTDVIVHGLDITTPLGLGHQVADEHLVVALDYLAEPLPKSRVASRQLVGVRLQADDLDWSHGHGPLVTGSARAILLALAGRDAGWEQLAGAVPHRSA
- a CDS encoding IS110 family transposase — encoded protein: MSHASGVSRGDRNRNARLGRLREAVPVTNAIVGIDLADTKQMLVVCDHDSKVLARRTFRCKAWDLGKALDWAADRATRAGYTGVTVACEPTGHRWRVLGQLAADRGMSFVCVQPMLSSWARKTEDLTIDKTDDKDAVLIARLTAQLRCYLPEPVDETWGRLRHLGQRRARLLGVHTESVQQIRALLECVWPAALETAKHPFKSHTWIAALHVIVSRDGGDLALSRRRGLARFEHQVGRELIRRGYQRPCRRIVTRLFTALDDPAGVLEHRRSAFERISWILDDFDHAHTQLVEVDQRLVAVLDELGLTELVTSIDGLSAVGAAAILAETGDLTRFTSARAVVKHAGLAPRERMSGAFTGRARLTGAGRPELRAAAWRAVWGCLQNNQVHAARYRHLTTRETNRLKPTQAQAVVAAGLLRQLYAIVTTRQAWSPDIASTGSRPVATVVHLEAIAA
- a CDS encoding HXXEE domain-containing protein, which translates into the protein MNNRDKAWAWTAGLIAIHQAEEVLVSVDDWFRRVGTTGSPWLDRHIDGNWMADHKASKRLAAQAAQTTALMMAWRLSRDSDLATRTLTSILVAGWSAAFGMHIAASIHTRTVMPGTSTSVIPGWLGSAIVMRQVRTLTNSADRPAPSPD